From a region of the Synechococcus sp. RS9916 genome:
- the egtB gene encoding ergothioneine biosynthesis protein EgtB, which produces MPSSTLLQRLLSVRQQSEALIAPLEPEDLCLQGMADASPPKWHLAHTTWFFETFVLQPFLPAHRNADQRWGYLFNSYYEAVGPRQPRPQRGLLSRPPMAEVSEWRQRVNASLETLLGGDEDPRWSGLIELGLQHEQQHQELLLMDVLDGFSRQPLEPSYDPQWPPAATADPASPCQWLSHPGGLVEIGSEASDPATGFHFDNEGPRHRVWLEPFSLASALVRNRDYLEFISDGGYSRPELWMSEGWAQRQEQGWQAPRYWRREHPEAPWAWEFSLAGRQPLDLQQPVRHLSWFEADAYARWAGSRLPSEAEWEVAAATHREALDQAYGVLWQWTSSPYRPYPGFQPTAGAVGEYNGKFMTSQFVLRGSSQLTPAGHARLTYRNFFAPACRWMAAGVRLAR; this is translated from the coding sequence ATGCCTTCCAGCACCCTGCTGCAACGGTTGCTGTCGGTGCGGCAGCAGAGCGAAGCGCTCATCGCCCCGCTGGAACCGGAGGACCTCTGCCTTCAGGGAATGGCAGATGCCAGCCCTCCCAAGTGGCATTTGGCCCACACCACCTGGTTCTTTGAAACCTTTGTGTTGCAGCCGTTCCTGCCGGCTCACCGCAACGCGGATCAACGTTGGGGTTATCTGTTCAACTCCTATTACGAGGCGGTGGGCCCGCGCCAACCCAGACCGCAACGCGGCCTGCTCAGCAGGCCACCGATGGCGGAGGTGAGCGAATGGCGCCAGCGGGTGAACGCCTCGCTGGAGACGCTGCTTGGCGGGGATGAGGACCCTCGGTGGAGCGGCCTGATCGAACTGGGGCTGCAGCACGAACAACAGCATCAGGAATTGCTGTTGATGGATGTGCTCGATGGCTTCAGCCGTCAGCCTCTGGAACCCAGCTACGACCCGCAGTGGCCACCAGCCGCGACGGCCGACCCCGCCAGCCCCTGCCAGTGGCTCTCCCATCCCGGTGGCCTGGTGGAGATCGGCTCGGAGGCCAGCGATCCCGCCACTGGCTTCCATTTCGACAATGAGGGGCCGCGCCACCGGGTCTGGCTCGAGCCTTTTTCCCTGGCCAGTGCCCTGGTGCGCAACCGTGACTACCTGGAGTTCATCAGCGATGGGGGCTACAGCCGACCCGAGCTGTGGATGAGTGAAGGCTGGGCGCAACGCCAAGAGCAAGGCTGGCAAGCCCCGCGCTACTGGCGCCGTGAGCACCCCGAAGCCCCCTGGGCCTGGGAGTTCAGCCTCGCCGGCCGCCAACCCCTCGACCTGCAGCAACCAGTGCGACATCTGAGCTGGTTCGAAGCCGATGCCTACGCCCGCTGGGCCGGAAGCCGCCTGCCCAGCGAAGCGGAATGGGAAGTGGCCGCTGCCACCCATCGCGAAGCGCTCGATCAGGCCTACGGCGTTCTCTGGCAGTGGACCTCCAGCCCCTACCGCCCCTACCCCGGCTTTCAGCCCACCGCAGGCGCTGTCGGCGAATACAACGGCAAGTTCATGACCTCTCAATTTGTGCTGCGCGGCAGCAGCCAACTCACGCCGGCAGGCCATGCCCGCCTCACCTACCGCAACTTCTTTGCCCCGGCCTGCCGCTGGATGGCAGCCGGCGTGCGCCTGGCCCGATGA
- a CDS encoding protein kinase produces the protein MPGEVIVIGSVLAQRYRIDQQLATGQAGQGVLPQGQLWRGSDLLASDAPVALRQLQDPESQARFRQLWPSMQAVLHPQIPRFGGLLEEDGALWLVREWQQGTPFDQIQQQRVERQLVFGAGEVLLLLRQLLPALAVLHANGLVHGDLNPSNLLRRDQDGLPLLLDFGLLQRQGEKPIPGATAGFASQAQGRLEAAAAWMDLHALGVTALVLLSGSRPEQLLDAQAGAWVIPEGLDLDASFREVLGRLLSERPEERFEQASAALEALRGVVMPESTGPIARAERTLVLAPAAPQPDLPRWDDGVSEAGGAPGASQSAAKASPSRVRPTEQERRQAAEGRLWPVVGALLASALVGTAIGWFLLTRGQAPGTAPSTDRDLAGRSPQASLPPAEVDQRQQLLSRLRALQVDRSWFLSLVDSSLLSRYPERNGRLPGDGLEDAPLRRVWHELAEEWLARVEQLPPALRSRLGRLKDADWRKQRDLLTQQGVDLRVVEQLVTASAQSLLPGVATGSKPPEPYRQLWFAAAMRSLEEVRIETLSARPQQATVLSSRVQAGGARLITINVPKGRRLVLGINGTPLMQMTVYGAKGDVMAERGPLRVVTLPLDAGTPVQVLVTNEGVSSGVITLSCRADRPAPKPLPPVDPNPLPDPATGVLGPAEVLPEPPGPRPAGAPDPEPAEAGGPDAPPQP, from the coding sequence ATGCCAGGAGAGGTGATCGTGATCGGGTCTGTGCTCGCGCAGCGCTACCGCATCGATCAGCAGCTCGCGACTGGGCAGGCTGGGCAGGGGGTGCTTCCCCAGGGGCAGCTCTGGCGAGGATCTGACCTGCTGGCGTCGGATGCTCCGGTGGCCTTGCGCCAGTTGCAGGACCCGGAGTCCCAGGCCCGTTTCCGTCAACTCTGGCCGTCGATGCAGGCCGTTCTCCATCCTCAGATTCCCCGCTTTGGGGGCTTGCTGGAGGAGGACGGGGCTCTTTGGTTGGTGCGCGAATGGCAGCAGGGCACACCCTTTGATCAGATCCAGCAGCAGCGCGTCGAGCGCCAGCTGGTGTTTGGCGCCGGTGAAGTGCTGTTGCTTCTGCGCCAGTTGCTGCCGGCTCTTGCTGTCTTGCATGCCAATGGCCTGGTGCACGGTGATCTGAACCCCAGCAATCTCTTGCGTCGGGATCAGGACGGACTGCCCCTGCTGCTCGATTTCGGGCTGTTGCAACGCCAGGGGGAGAAGCCGATCCCAGGTGCCACTGCGGGTTTTGCTTCGCAGGCCCAGGGACGTCTCGAAGCCGCTGCGGCCTGGATGGACCTGCATGCCCTTGGGGTGACGGCCTTGGTGCTGTTGAGCGGCAGCCGGCCTGAGCAACTCCTGGATGCGCAGGCAGGGGCCTGGGTGATCCCCGAAGGACTTGATCTGGATGCGTCGTTTCGAGAGGTCCTGGGTCGCCTGCTCAGCGAGCGTCCTGAGGAGCGGTTTGAGCAAGCCAGCGCAGCTTTGGAGGCTTTGCGTGGTGTGGTGATGCCGGAGTCCACCGGCCCGATCGCCCGTGCGGAACGCACCCTGGTGCTGGCCCCTGCAGCACCACAGCCGGATCTTCCTCGTTGGGACGACGGTGTGTCCGAGGCGGGTGGAGCTCCAGGGGCGTCGCAGTCCGCAGCCAAAGCATCGCCCTCTCGCGTGCGGCCCACGGAGCAGGAGCGCCGCCAGGCCGCTGAGGGTCGCCTTTGGCCTGTGGTGGGTGCCTTGCTGGCTTCTGCTCTGGTGGGCACGGCGATTGGTTGGTTCTTGCTGACTCGCGGTCAGGCGCCGGGCACCGCGCCTTCAACGGATCGAGACCTGGCCGGGCGGTCGCCGCAGGCCAGCCTGCCGCCGGCGGAGGTGGATCAGCGTCAGCAGCTGCTCAGCCGGTTGCGGGCCTTGCAGGTGGACCGCAGCTGGTTCCTCAGCCTGGTGGATTCCAGCCTCCTGTCCCGTTACCCCGAGCGGAACGGGCGGTTGCCAGGGGATGGTCTGGAGGATGCGCCGTTGCGCAGGGTTTGGCATGAATTGGCGGAGGAATGGCTGGCTCGCGTTGAACAGTTGCCTCCCGCTTTGCGGTCTCGTCTGGGTCGCTTGAAGGACGCTGATTGGCGCAAGCAGCGGGATTTGCTCACGCAGCAGGGAGTGGATCTCCGGGTGGTGGAGCAGTTGGTGACCGCTTCGGCTCAGTCCTTGCTGCCTGGCGTGGCGACAGGGTCCAAGCCGCCGGAGCCCTACCGGCAGCTCTGGTTTGCAGCGGCCATGCGCAGCCTGGAGGAGGTGCGTATTGAAACCCTCTCGGCGCGTCCTCAGCAGGCCACCGTGCTGTCCAGCCGGGTGCAGGCCGGTGGAGCCCGTTTGATCACCATCAACGTGCCCAAGGGGCGCCGCCTGGTGCTGGGCATTAACGGCACGCCCTTGATGCAGATGACCGTTTACGGGGCCAAGGGTGATGTGATGGCGGAGCGTGGTCCGTTGCGGGTGGTGACTTTGCCGCTGGATGCGGGCACGCCGGTCCAGGTGTTGGTGACCAATGAAGGGGTGTCTTCTGGCGTGATCACCCTGTCGTGCCGTGCTGATCGTCCGGCACCGAAGCCTCTGCCTCCGGTCGATCCCAATCCTTTGCCAGACCCGGCCACCGGCGTGCTGGGCCCTGCTGAGGTGCTGCCGGAGCCTCCGGGCCCGCGTCCCGCGGGTGCGCCTGATCCAGAGCCTGCAGAGGCGGGCGGCCCTGATGCTCCGCCCCAACCCTGA